The segment TATGGAAATAAGCTGCTGCCGATCAACAGGCTTAAATCACCAATATTAAGGTTTGAACTTAAAAATGTCAAACATCTAaaattgactgacattctctagacttaatatgttactTAATCTATGTACTTTAAAACTGGCTGGGCGGCCAACCTCCCCTGCTACCATCTACCATCTTCGTCAAGTATTCTCCTAGCATATCTGATGCATATCTGATTAAACATGATAAGTAGCCCATTACAAATGCCTGATCTATTCCAGCTTCGATAACCAGGCTCAAAACATCATTCCCCAGCATTATATCCAATCTGCCTTCCCTTCGCTTAATCTGCGCGATGATCTTTCCGGAGGCATTGAATATTGTGCACGATGCTTTGCACAGCGACCCTTCCATCTGGTAATCGCACTCCTTAATTTCTCTACTTCCATCTACAAATACGTTGGCCACGGTTTTATTTGAAAAGCCCAAATACTTTTTAAGGGTAAATTTGGGCTCATCAGACTCTATGGGATCTCTTCTGAATGCTTCCCATCGCTTCCTTAAACTCCATTGCTGCTAAATCCAAACCAGATGTCAGAATCAGTATAAGAAGAATTTGGGGGAAATAATCTTTACAATAACGTCGAC is part of the Cryptomeria japonica chromosome 10, Sugi_1.0, whole genome shotgun sequence genome and harbors:
- the LOC131039270 gene encoding protein LURP-one-related 5-like — protein: MPQIHPHSSISPPHVYIDQNFCSSSSTHFTVWTKSFLFNGKGFTVFDSLGHLVFRVDNYASNVRNEVLLMDDEGQLLLTMRRKQWSLRKRWEAFRRDPIESDEPKFTLKKYLGFSNKTVANVFVDGSREIKECDYQMEGSLCKASCTIFNASGKIIAQIKRREGRLDIMLGNDVLSLVIEAGIDQAFVMGYLSCLIRYASDMLGEYLTKMVDGSRGGWPPSQF